A window of the Cynocephalus volans isolate mCynVol1 chromosome 10, mCynVol1.pri, whole genome shotgun sequence genome harbors these coding sequences:
- the MINK1 gene encoding misshapen-like kinase 1 isoform X4 — protein sequence MGDPAPARSLDDIDLSALRDPAGIFELVEVVGNGTYGQVYKGRHVKTGQLAAIKVMDVTEDEEEEIKQEINMLKKYSHHRNIATYYGAFIKKSPPGNDDQLWLVMEFCGAGSVTDLVKNTKGNALKEDCIAYICREILRGLAHLHAHKVIHRDIKGQNVLLTENAEVKLVDFGVSAQLDRTVGRRNTFIGTPYWMAPEVIACDENPDATYDYRSDIWSLGITAIEMAEGAPPLCDMHPMRALFLIPRNPPPRLKSKKWSKKFIDFIDTCLIKTYLSRPPTEQLLKFPFIRDQPTERQVRIQLKDHIDRSRKKRGEKEETEYEYSGSEEEDDSHGEEGEPSSIMNVPGESTLRREFLRLQQENKSNSEALKQQQQLQQQQQRDPEAHIKHLLHQRQRRIEEQKEERRRVEEQQRREREQRKLQEKEQQRRLEDMQALRREEERRQAEREQEYIRHRLEEEQRQLEILQQQLLQEQALLLEYKRKQLEEQRQSERLQRQLQQEHAYLKSLQQQQQQQQQLQKQQQQQQILPGDRKPLYHYGRGINPADKPAWAREVEERTRMNKQQNSPLAKTKPSSTGPEPPIPQSSPGPPGPLSQTPPMQRPVEPQEGPHKSLQDQPTRNLAAFPASHDPDPAVPTPTATPSARGAVIRQNSDPTSEGPGPSPSPPTWVRPDNETPPKVPQRTSSIATALNTSGAGGSRPAQAVRARPRSNSAWQIYLQRRAERGTPKPPGPPAQPPGPPNASSNPDLRRSDPGWERSDSVLPASHGHLPQAGSLERNRVGASSKLDSSPVLSPGNKAKPDDHRSRPGRPADFVLLKERTLDEAPRPPKKAMDYSSSSEEVDSSEEDEEEGEGEPSEGSRDTPGGRSDGDTDSVSTMVVHDVEEMSGTQPPYGGGTMVVQRTPEEERSLLHADSNGYTNLPDVVQPSHSPTENSKSQSPPSKDGGSDYQSRGLVKASGKSSFTMFVDLGIYQPGGSGDTIPITALVGGEGSRLDQLQYDVRKGSVVNVNPTNTRAHSETPEIRKYKKRFNSEILCAALWGVNLLVGTENGLMLLDRSGQGKVYGLIGRRRFQQMDVLEGLNLLITISGKRNKLRVYYLSWLRNKILHNDPEVEKKQGWTTVGDMEGCGHYRVVKYERIKFLVIALKNSVEVYAWAPKPYHKFMAFKSFADLPHRPLLVDLTVEEGQRLKVIYGSSAGFHAVDVDSGNSYDIYIPVHIQSQITPHAIIFLPNTDGMEMLLCYEDEGVYVNTYGRIIKDVVLQWGEMPTSVAYICSNQIMGWGEKAIEIRSVETGHLDGVFMHKRAQRLKFLCERNDKVFFASVRSGGSSQVYFMTLNRNCIMNW from the exons GACCCTGCTGGGATCTTTGAGCTGGTGGAGGTGGTCGGCAATGGAACCTACGGACAGGTGTACAAG GGTCGGCATGTCAAGACCGGGCAGCTGGCTGCCATCAAGGTCATGGATGTCACAGAG gatgaggaggaagagatCAAGCAGGAGATCAACATGTTGAAAAAATACTCTCACCACCGCAACATTGCCACCTACTACGGGGCCTTCATCAAGAAGAGCCCCCCCGGAAATGATGACCAGCTCTGG CTGGTGATGGAGTTCTGTGGTGCTGGCTCAGTGACCGACCTGGtgaagaacacaaaaggaaatgccCTGAAGGAGGACTGCATTGCCTACATCTGCCGGGAGATTCTCAGG GGTCTGGCCCATCTTCACGCCCACAAGGTGATCCATCGAGACATCAAGGGGCAGAATGTGCTGCTGACAGAGAATGCTGAGGTCAAGCTAG TGGATTTTGGGGTGAGTGCTCAGCTGGACCGCACCGTGGGCAGGCGGAACACTTTCATTGGGACCCCCTACTGGATGGCCCCGGAGGTCATCGCATGTGACGAGAACCCCGATGCCACCTACGATTACAGG AGTGACATTTGGTCTCTAGGAATCACAGCCATCGAGATGGCAGAGGGAGCCCCCC CTCTGTGTGACATGCACCCCATGCGAGCCCTCTTCCTCATCCCTCGGAACCCTCCACCCAGGCTCAAATCCAAGAAATG GTCTAAGAAGTTCATTGACTTCATTGACACGTGTCTCATCAAGACGTACCTGAGCCGCCCACCAACGGAGCAGCTACTGAAGTTTCCCTTCATCCGAGACCAGCCCACGGAGCGGCAGGTCCGCATCCAGCTCAAGGACCACATTGACCGATCCCGGAAGAAGCGGGGTGAGAAAG AGGAGACAGAATATGAGTACAGTGGCAGTGAAGAAGAAGATGACAGCCATGGAGAAGAAGGAGAGCCAAG CTCTATCATGAATGTGCCCGGGGAGTCCACCCTGCGCCGGGAATTTCTCCGGCTCCAGCAGGAGAATAAGAGCAACTCTGAGGCtttaaagcagcagcagcagctgcagcaacagcaacagcGAGACCCTGAGGCGCACATCAAACACCTGCTGCACCAGCGGCAGCGGCGCATAGAGGAGCAGAAGGAGGAGCGGCGGCGGGTTGAGGAG CAACAGCGGCGGGAGCGGGAGCAGCGGAAGCTGCAGGAGAAGGAGCAGCAGCGGCGGCTGGAGGACATGCAGGCCCTGCGGCGGGAGGAGGAGAGGCGGCAGGCGGAGCGCGAGCAG GAATATATCCGTCACAGGCTAGAGGAGGAGCAGCGACAGCTCGAGATCCTTCAGCAACAGCTGCTCCAGGAACAGGCCCTACTGCTG GAATACAAGCGGAAGCAGCTGGAGGAGCAGCGGCAGTCAGAGCGTCTCCAGAGGCAGCTGCAGCAGGAGCACGCCTACCTCAAGTCCCTgcagcaacaacagcagcagcagcagcagcttcagaaacagcagcagcagcagcagatccTGCCTGGGGACAGGAAGCCCCTTTATCATTATGGTCGGGGCATTAATCCCGCTGACAAACCAGCCTGGGCCCGAGAG GTAGAAGAAAGGACGAGGATGAACAAGCAGCAGAACTCTCCCTTGGCCAAGACCAAGCCAAGCAGCACAGGGCCTGAGCCCCCCATCCCTCAGTCCTCTCCTGGTCCCCCAGGACCCCTGTCCCAAACTCCTCCTATGCAGAGGCCAGTAGAGCCCCAGGAGGGACCACACAAG TCCCTGCAGGACCAGCCCACGAGAAACTTGGctgccttcccagcctcccacgACCCTGACCCGGCCGTCCCCACACCCACTGCCACGCCCAGTGCCCGAGGAGCTGTTATCCGCCAGAATTCAGATCCCACCTCTGAAGGGCCCGGCCCCAGCCCGAGTCCCCCAACCTGGGTCCGGCCAGATAATGAGACCCCGCCCAAG GTACCTCAGAGGACCTCATCTATCGCCACTGCCCTTAACACCAGTGGGGCCGGAGGGTCCCGGCCAGCTCAGGCTGTCCGTGCCAG ACCTCGCAGCAACTCCGCCTGGCAAATCTATCtgcagaggcgggcagagcggggCACCCCCAAGCCTCCGGggccccctgcccagccccctgGCCCACCCAACGCCTCTAG TAACCCTGACCTCAGGAGGAGCGACCCTGGCTGGGAGCGCTCAGACAGTGTCCTCCCAGCCTCCCACGGGCACCTCCCCCAGGCTGGCTCGTTGGAGCGGAACCGTGTGGGAG CCTCTTCCAAACTGGACAGCTCCCCAGTGCTGTCCCCTGGGAACAAAGCCAAGCCTGATGACCACCGCTCCCGGCCAGGCCGGCCCGCA GACTTTGTGCTGCTGAAGGAGCGGACCCTGGACGAGGCCCCCCGGCCTCCCAAGAAGGCCATGGATTACTCATCGTCCAGTGAGGAGGTGGACAGCAGtgaagaggatgaggaggagggtGAAGGCGAGCCATCGGAGGGGAGCAGAGACACCCCTGGGGGCCG cAGCGATGGAGACACAGACAGTGTCAGCACCATGGTGGTCCATGACGTGGAGGAGATGAGCGGGACCCAGCCACCATACGGGGGTGGCACCATGGTGGTCCAGCGC ACACCTGAAGAGGAGCGAAGCCTGCTTCATGCTGACAGCAACGGTTACACGAACCTGCCCGATGTGGTCCAGCCCAGCCACTCCCCCACTGAGAACAGCAAAAGTCAAAGCCCACCCTCAAAGGACGGAGGCAGTGAT tACCAGTCTCGTGGGCTGGTAAAGGCCTCTGGCAAGAGCTCATTCACGATGTTCGTGGATCTAGGCATCTACCAGCCCGGAGGCAGTGGGGACACCATCCCCATCACAG CCCTGGTGGGTGGAGAGGGCAGTCGGCTTGATCAGCTGCAGTACGATGTGAGGAAGGGCTCTGTGGTCAACGTGAATCCCACCAACACCCGGGCCCACAGTGAAACCCCTGAGATTCGGAAGTACAAGAAGCGATTCAATTCTGAGATCCTCTGTGCTGCCCTTTGGG GGGTCAACCTGCTGGTGGGCACAGAGAATGGGCTGATGTTGCTGGACCGAAGTGGGCAGGGCAAGGTGTACGGACTCATCGGGCGGCGACGCTTCCAGCAAATGGATGTGCTGGAGGGGCTCAACTTGCTCATCACCATCTCAG gGAAAAGGAACAAACTGCGGGTGTATTACCTGTCCTGGCTCCGGAACAAGATTCTGCACAATGACCCAGAAGTGGAGAAGAAGCAAGGCTGGACCACTGTGGGGGACATGGAGGGCTGCGGGCACTACCGCGTTG TGAAGTACGAGCGTATTAAGTTCCTGGTCATTGCTCTAAAGAACTCCGTGGAGGTGTATGCCTGGGCCCCCAAACCCTACCACAAATTCATGGCCTTCAAG TCCTTTGCGGACCTCCCACACCGCCCTCTGCTGGTTGACCTGACAGTAGAGGAGGGTCAGCGGCTCAAGGTCATCTATGGCTCCAGTGCCGGCTTCCATGCTGTGGATGTCGATTCGGGAAACAGCTATGATATCTACATCCCTGTGCAC ATCCAGAGCCAGATCACGCCCCATGCCATCATCTTCCTCCCCAACACCGATGGCATGGAGATGCTGCTGTGCTACGAGGACGAAGGCGTGTACGTCAACACGTATGGGCGGATCATTAAGGATGTGGTGCTGCAGTGGGGAGAGATGCCCACCTCTGTGG CCTACATCTGCTCCAACCAGATAATGGGCTGGGGTGAGAAAGCCATTGAGATCCGCTCTGTGGAGACGGGCCACCTGGATGGGGTCTTCATGCACAAACGAGCTCAGAGGCTCAAGTTCCTGTGTGAGCGGAATGACAAG GTGTTTTTTGCCTCAGTCCGCTCTGGGGGCAGCAGCCAAGTTTACTTCATGACTCTGAACCGTAACTGCATCATGAACTGGTGA
- the MINK1 gene encoding misshapen-like kinase 1 isoform X5 yields the protein MGDPAPARSLDDIDLSALRDPAGIFELVEVVGNGTYGQVYKGRHVKTGQLAAIKVMDVTEDEEEEIKQEINMLKKYSHHRNIATYYGAFIKKSPPGNDDQLWLVMEFCGAGSVTDLVKNTKGNALKEDCIAYICREILRGLAHLHAHKVIHRDIKGQNVLLTENAEVKLVDFGVSAQLDRTVGRRNTFIGTPYWMAPEVIACDENPDATYDYRSDIWSLGITAIEMAEGAPPLCDMHPMRALFLIPRNPPPRLKSKKWSKKFIDFIDTCLIKTYLSRPPTEQLLKFPFIRDQPTERQVRIQLKDHIDRSRKKRGEKEETEYEYSGSEEEDDSHGEEGEPSSIMNVPGESTLRREFLRLQQENKSNSEALKQQQQLQQQQQRDPEAHIKHLLHQRQRRIEEQKEERRRVEEQQRREREQRKLQEKEQQRRLEDMQALRREEERRQAEREQEYKRKQLEEQRQSERLQRQLQQEHAYLKSLQQQQQQQQQLQKQQQQQQILPGDRKPLYHYGRGINPADKPAWAREVEERTRMNKQQNSPLAKTKPSSTGPEPPIPQSSPGPPGPLSQTPPMQRPVEPQEGPHKSLVAHRVPLKPYAAPVPRSQSLQDQPTRNLAAFPASHDPDPAVPTPTATPSARGAVIRQNSDPTSEGPGPSPSPPTWVRPDNETPPKVPQRTSSIATALNTSGAGGSRPAQAVRARPRSNSAWQIYLQRRAERGTPKPPGPPAQPPGPPNASSNPDLRRSDPGWERSDSVLPASHGHLPQAGSLERNRVGASSKLDSSPVLSPGNKAKPDDHRSRPGRPADFVLLKERTLDEAPRPPKKAMDYSSSSEEVDSSEEDEEEGEGEPSEGSRDTPGGRSDGDTDSVSTMVVHDVEEMSGTQPPYGGGTMVVQRTPEEERSLLHADSNGYTNLPDVVQPSHSPTENSKSQSPPSKDGGSDYQSRGLVKASGKSSFTMFVDLGIYQPGGSGDTIPITALVGGEGSRLDQLQYDVRKGSVVNVNPTNTRAHSETPEIRKYKKRFNSEILCAALWGVNLLVGTENGLMLLDRSGQGKVYGLIGRRRFQQMDVLEGLNLLITISGKRNKLRVYYLSWLRNKILHNDPEVEKKQGWTTVGDMEGCGHYRVVKYERIKFLVIALKNSVEVYAWAPKPYHKFMAFKSFADLPHRPLLVDLTVEEGQRLKVIYGSSAGFHAVDVDSGNSYDIYIPVHIQSQITPHAIIFLPNTDGMEMLLCYEDEGVYVNTYGRIIKDVVLQWGEMPTSVAYICSNQIMGWGEKAIEIRSVETGHLDGVFMHKRAQRLKFLCERNDKVFFASVRSGGSSQVYFMTLNRNCIMNW from the exons GACCCTGCTGGGATCTTTGAGCTGGTGGAGGTGGTCGGCAATGGAACCTACGGACAGGTGTACAAG GGTCGGCATGTCAAGACCGGGCAGCTGGCTGCCATCAAGGTCATGGATGTCACAGAG gatgaggaggaagagatCAAGCAGGAGATCAACATGTTGAAAAAATACTCTCACCACCGCAACATTGCCACCTACTACGGGGCCTTCATCAAGAAGAGCCCCCCCGGAAATGATGACCAGCTCTGG CTGGTGATGGAGTTCTGTGGTGCTGGCTCAGTGACCGACCTGGtgaagaacacaaaaggaaatgccCTGAAGGAGGACTGCATTGCCTACATCTGCCGGGAGATTCTCAGG GGTCTGGCCCATCTTCACGCCCACAAGGTGATCCATCGAGACATCAAGGGGCAGAATGTGCTGCTGACAGAGAATGCTGAGGTCAAGCTAG TGGATTTTGGGGTGAGTGCTCAGCTGGACCGCACCGTGGGCAGGCGGAACACTTTCATTGGGACCCCCTACTGGATGGCCCCGGAGGTCATCGCATGTGACGAGAACCCCGATGCCACCTACGATTACAGG AGTGACATTTGGTCTCTAGGAATCACAGCCATCGAGATGGCAGAGGGAGCCCCCC CTCTGTGTGACATGCACCCCATGCGAGCCCTCTTCCTCATCCCTCGGAACCCTCCACCCAGGCTCAAATCCAAGAAATG GTCTAAGAAGTTCATTGACTTCATTGACACGTGTCTCATCAAGACGTACCTGAGCCGCCCACCAACGGAGCAGCTACTGAAGTTTCCCTTCATCCGAGACCAGCCCACGGAGCGGCAGGTCCGCATCCAGCTCAAGGACCACATTGACCGATCCCGGAAGAAGCGGGGTGAGAAAG AGGAGACAGAATATGAGTACAGTGGCAGTGAAGAAGAAGATGACAGCCATGGAGAAGAAGGAGAGCCAAG CTCTATCATGAATGTGCCCGGGGAGTCCACCCTGCGCCGGGAATTTCTCCGGCTCCAGCAGGAGAATAAGAGCAACTCTGAGGCtttaaagcagcagcagcagctgcagcaacagcaacagcGAGACCCTGAGGCGCACATCAAACACCTGCTGCACCAGCGGCAGCGGCGCATAGAGGAGCAGAAGGAGGAGCGGCGGCGGGTTGAGGAG CAACAGCGGCGGGAGCGGGAGCAGCGGAAGCTGCAGGAGAAGGAGCAGCAGCGGCGGCTGGAGGACATGCAGGCCCTGCGGCGGGAGGAGGAGAGGCGGCAGGCGGAGCGCGAGCAG GAATACAAGCGGAAGCAGCTGGAGGAGCAGCGGCAGTCAGAGCGTCTCCAGAGGCAGCTGCAGCAGGAGCACGCCTACCTCAAGTCCCTgcagcaacaacagcagcagcagcagcagcttcagaaacagcagcagcagcagcagatccTGCCTGGGGACAGGAAGCCCCTTTATCATTATGGTCGGGGCATTAATCCCGCTGACAAACCAGCCTGGGCCCGAGAG GTAGAAGAAAGGACGAGGATGAACAAGCAGCAGAACTCTCCCTTGGCCAAGACCAAGCCAAGCAGCACAGGGCCTGAGCCCCCCATCCCTCAGTCCTCTCCTGGTCCCCCAGGACCCCTGTCCCAAACTCCTCCTATGCAGAGGCCAGTAGAGCCCCAGGAGGGACCACACAAG AGCCTGGTGGCACACCGGGTCCCACTGAAGCCATATGCAGCACCTGTACCCCGATCCCAGTCCCTGCAGGACCAGCCCACGAGAAACTTGGctgccttcccagcctcccacgACCCTGACCCGGCCGTCCCCACACCCACTGCCACGCCCAGTGCCCGAGGAGCTGTTATCCGCCAGAATTCAGATCCCACCTCTGAAGGGCCCGGCCCCAGCCCGAGTCCCCCAACCTGGGTCCGGCCAGATAATGAGACCCCGCCCAAG GTACCTCAGAGGACCTCATCTATCGCCACTGCCCTTAACACCAGTGGGGCCGGAGGGTCCCGGCCAGCTCAGGCTGTCCGTGCCAG ACCTCGCAGCAACTCCGCCTGGCAAATCTATCtgcagaggcgggcagagcggggCACCCCCAAGCCTCCGGggccccctgcccagccccctgGCCCACCCAACGCCTCTAG TAACCCTGACCTCAGGAGGAGCGACCCTGGCTGGGAGCGCTCAGACAGTGTCCTCCCAGCCTCCCACGGGCACCTCCCCCAGGCTGGCTCGTTGGAGCGGAACCGTGTGGGAG CCTCTTCCAAACTGGACAGCTCCCCAGTGCTGTCCCCTGGGAACAAAGCCAAGCCTGATGACCACCGCTCCCGGCCAGGCCGGCCCGCA GACTTTGTGCTGCTGAAGGAGCGGACCCTGGACGAGGCCCCCCGGCCTCCCAAGAAGGCCATGGATTACTCATCGTCCAGTGAGGAGGTGGACAGCAGtgaagaggatgaggaggagggtGAAGGCGAGCCATCGGAGGGGAGCAGAGACACCCCTGGGGGCCG cAGCGATGGAGACACAGACAGTGTCAGCACCATGGTGGTCCATGACGTGGAGGAGATGAGCGGGACCCAGCCACCATACGGGGGTGGCACCATGGTGGTCCAGCGC ACACCTGAAGAGGAGCGAAGCCTGCTTCATGCTGACAGCAACGGTTACACGAACCTGCCCGATGTGGTCCAGCCCAGCCACTCCCCCACTGAGAACAGCAAAAGTCAAAGCCCACCCTCAAAGGACGGAGGCAGTGAT tACCAGTCTCGTGGGCTGGTAAAGGCCTCTGGCAAGAGCTCATTCACGATGTTCGTGGATCTAGGCATCTACCAGCCCGGAGGCAGTGGGGACACCATCCCCATCACAG CCCTGGTGGGTGGAGAGGGCAGTCGGCTTGATCAGCTGCAGTACGATGTGAGGAAGGGCTCTGTGGTCAACGTGAATCCCACCAACACCCGGGCCCACAGTGAAACCCCTGAGATTCGGAAGTACAAGAAGCGATTCAATTCTGAGATCCTCTGTGCTGCCCTTTGGG GGGTCAACCTGCTGGTGGGCACAGAGAATGGGCTGATGTTGCTGGACCGAAGTGGGCAGGGCAAGGTGTACGGACTCATCGGGCGGCGACGCTTCCAGCAAATGGATGTGCTGGAGGGGCTCAACTTGCTCATCACCATCTCAG gGAAAAGGAACAAACTGCGGGTGTATTACCTGTCCTGGCTCCGGAACAAGATTCTGCACAATGACCCAGAAGTGGAGAAGAAGCAAGGCTGGACCACTGTGGGGGACATGGAGGGCTGCGGGCACTACCGCGTTG TGAAGTACGAGCGTATTAAGTTCCTGGTCATTGCTCTAAAGAACTCCGTGGAGGTGTATGCCTGGGCCCCCAAACCCTACCACAAATTCATGGCCTTCAAG TCCTTTGCGGACCTCCCACACCGCCCTCTGCTGGTTGACCTGACAGTAGAGGAGGGTCAGCGGCTCAAGGTCATCTATGGCTCCAGTGCCGGCTTCCATGCTGTGGATGTCGATTCGGGAAACAGCTATGATATCTACATCCCTGTGCAC ATCCAGAGCCAGATCACGCCCCATGCCATCATCTTCCTCCCCAACACCGATGGCATGGAGATGCTGCTGTGCTACGAGGACGAAGGCGTGTACGTCAACACGTATGGGCGGATCATTAAGGATGTGGTGCTGCAGTGGGGAGAGATGCCCACCTCTGTGG CCTACATCTGCTCCAACCAGATAATGGGCTGGGGTGAGAAAGCCATTGAGATCCGCTCTGTGGAGACGGGCCACCTGGATGGGGTCTTCATGCACAAACGAGCTCAGAGGCTCAAGTTCCTGTGTGAGCGGAATGACAAG GTGTTTTTTGCCTCAGTCCGCTCTGGGGGCAGCAGCCAAGTTTACTTCATGACTCTGAACCGTAACTGCATCATGAACTGGTGA